From Kingella potus, a single genomic window includes:
- a CDS encoding TolC family protein encodes MPVKFFLPAAAALFLSLPASAFNLAEALAAAESHSPELAAARYEREAEQERPNQARSALLPQINANVLHQRQPESVSANTRSSGWNVQAEQTLFDKGKWLQYRQGKLAAESADLKLRHTASEIRLKTAQAYFDVLSAREQLAAVRAERRAFAQQVRQSQAMFHTGTATKIDMQEALSGYDGAAAKEIAVLNRLQLAQSALENLTGLDGSRAANLTLPMPLPNPTDGKTQEHWQQTAFEHNPELARQKLSAENARLAFSETRARHLPRITAAAGYQDYHNRQEYGGRSQSYRSKGATLSVQLAVPLFGGGLTASQSREAAARLSQSEALLAAAERSISQEVSRSYLDTVGQWYQAKAQERLLETNRVKFQAAIKGRELGLSTTLQVVQALQAESEAQQKFTEARFACLSAYAGLLHHSGLLDRKLPEYFFQLQNTPETPGSLKKPLTSRRGKQ; translated from the coding sequence ATGCCAGTCAAATTTTTCCTACCCGCTGCGGCTGCTTTGTTTCTTTCCCTTCCCGCCTCTGCCTTTAATCTTGCCGAAGCCCTTGCCGCTGCCGAAAGCCATTCGCCCGAACTGGCGGCTGCCCGCTATGAGCGCGAGGCGGAGCAGGAAAGGCCTAATCAGGCGCGTTCCGCGCTGCTGCCGCAAATCAATGCCAATGTCCTCCACCAGCGGCAGCCCGAATCCGTTTCCGCGAATACCCGCAGCAGCGGCTGGAATGTCCAAGCCGAGCAGACGCTGTTTGACAAAGGCAAATGGCTGCAATACCGGCAGGGCAAACTCGCTGCCGAAAGCGCGGATCTGAAACTCCGGCACACCGCTTCCGAAATCCGGCTGAAAACCGCACAAGCCTACTTTGATGTGTTGTCTGCGCGTGAACAGCTTGCCGCGGTTCGTGCCGAACGCCGGGCATTCGCGCAGCAGGTCAGGCAGTCCCAAGCCATGTTCCATACCGGCACAGCCACCAAAATTGATATGCAGGAAGCCTTGTCAGGCTATGATGGCGCAGCTGCCAAAGAAATAGCCGTACTCAACCGTTTGCAACTGGCGCAAAGCGCGCTTGAAAATCTAACCGGTCTTGACGGCAGCCGGGCCGCAAATCTCACACTTCCCATGCCGCTGCCCAATCCGACAGACGGTAAAACGCAGGAGCATTGGCAGCAGACTGCATTCGAGCATAATCCGGAGCTTGCACGTCAGAAACTCTCTGCCGAAAACGCCCGTCTCGCCTTTTCCGAAACCCGCGCCCGCCACTTGCCGCGCATTACCGCCGCCGCAGGTTATCAGGACTATCACAACCGTCAGGAATACGGAGGGCGAAGCCAAAGCTACCGCAGCAAAGGCGCAACTCTTTCCGTACAGCTTGCCGTTCCCCTTTTCGGCGGCGGGCTGACTGCCAGCCAAAGCCGCGAAGCTGCCGCCCGCCTCAGTCAGAGCGAAGCCTTGCTGGCGGCCGCCGAACGCAGTATCAGTCAGGAAGTCAGCCGGTCGTATCTTGATACCGTCGGTCAGTGGTACCAAGCCAAAGCACAAGAGCGTCTGCTGGAAACCAACCGCGTCAAATTTCAGGCTGCCATCAAGGGGCGCGAACTCGGTTTGAGTACTACTTTGCAGGTAGTACAGGCGTTGCAGGCCGAATCGGAGGCGCAGCAGAAATTTACCGAAGCGCGTTTTGCCTGTTTGTCGGCCTATGCCGGACTGTTGCACCACAGCGGCCTGCTGGATCGCAAACTGCCCGAATATTTTTTCCAACTTCAAAATACACCCGAAACGCCGGGCAGTCTGAAAAAACCTTTGACCTCACGCAGGGGCAAACAATAG
- a CDS encoding AI-2E family transporter: MQTHPDIPAAKFRAASYILMGLSLAAVLYFHFLPLLLAVVLTYIFIAKTNGLILWTRRRLLPRNRVLQKILTAHNINLVSATLAIGMVCLAIFLLSLGAYHMVQGGHIGVMLGKLAAILADTKNSKELPAAILNLLPNNTAEIQARAVALINEYGAALTRISKNSITSFVYILIGIIIGAMLSFHRLNVRRSRRKMPPFKAELVRRIQNFETSFERVFIAQVKISLVDTLLTGLYLYLVLPLFGVELPFRMTVLAIAFVVGLIPVVGNLISNTVIIILGLGSSLYVAVASLVFLVVIHKLEYFLNAKIIGSEIESSAWELLVAMVVCERIFGIGGIIVAPVYYAYLKSELKQRGLI; this comes from the coding sequence ATGCAGACACATCCCGACATTCCCGCAGCAAAGTTCCGCGCCGCCTCCTACATTCTGATGGGGCTTTCCCTTGCGGCCGTGCTGTACTTCCATTTCCTGCCGCTTTTGCTGGCGGTGGTGCTGACCTACATTTTCATCGCCAAAACCAACGGCCTGATACTGTGGACGCGCCGCCGCCTGCTGCCGCGCAACCGCGTTTTGCAGAAAATCCTCACCGCGCACAACATCAATCTGGTGTCCGCCACGCTTGCCATCGGCATGGTGTGCCTGGCCATCTTCCTGCTGTCGCTGGGTGCGTACCACATGGTGCAGGGCGGGCATATCGGCGTGATGCTGGGCAAACTGGCGGCTATTTTGGCAGACACGAAAAACAGCAAAGAGCTGCCCGCCGCCATCCTCAACCTGCTGCCGAACAACACCGCCGAAATCCAAGCCCGCGCCGTGGCTCTGATTAACGAATACGGTGCCGCCCTCACGCGCATCAGTAAAAACAGTATCACATCGTTTGTCTACATCCTCATCGGCATCATCATCGGCGCGATGCTCAGCTTCCACCGCCTCAACGTGCGCCGCAGCCGCCGCAAAATGCCGCCGTTTAAAGCCGAGCTGGTACGGCGGATACAAAACTTCGAAACCAGCTTCGAGCGCGTGTTTATCGCGCAGGTAAAAATCTCGCTGGTGGACACGCTGCTCACAGGCCTGTATCTCTATCTCGTGCTGCCGCTCTTCGGCGTGGAGCTGCCTTTCCGCATGACCGTGCTGGCAATCGCCTTCGTTGTCGGCCTGATTCCCGTAGTGGGCAACCTGATTTCCAACACCGTTATCATCATATTGGGGCTGGGCAGCTCGCTGTATGTCGCCGTGGCTTCGCTGGTGTTTCTTGTAGTTATCCACAAGCTCGAATACTTCCTCAATGCCAAAATCATCGGCTCGGAAATCGAATCCTCCGCTTGGGAGCTGCTGGTAGCCATGGTGGTGTGCGAACGCATCTTCGGCATCGGCGGCATCATCGTCGCTCCGGTCTATTACGCCTATCTCAAAAGCGAGTTGAAACAGCGCGGACTGATTTAG
- the dut gene encoding dUTP diphosphatase: MQAEVELKILRPEMADKLPAYATSGSAGLDLRACIDGPLTVQPGETVLIPAGIAVHLANPAYAAMILPRSGLGHRHGIVLGNLVGLIDSDYQGELKVSLWNRSGEAFTVEPFERVAQMVVVPVVQAAFKVVDEFAASVRGEGGFGSTGKG, from the coding sequence ATGCAAGCCGAAGTCGAACTGAAAATCCTCCGTCCCGAAATGGCCGACAAGCTGCCCGCCTATGCCACAAGCGGCTCGGCCGGCCTTGATTTGCGCGCCTGTATCGATGGGCCGCTTACCGTGCAGCCGGGCGAGACCGTGCTGATACCCGCCGGCATCGCCGTCCATCTGGCAAACCCCGCTTACGCCGCCATGATCCTGCCGCGATCCGGTTTGGGACACAGGCACGGCATTGTGCTGGGCAATCTGGTCGGCCTGATTGATTCGGACTACCAGGGCGAATTGAAAGTGTCGCTGTGGAACAGAAGCGGCGAAGCCTTTACCGTCGAGCCTTTCGAGCGCGTGGCGCAGATGGTGGTGGTGCCTGTCGTGCAGGCCGCGTTTAAAGTGGTGGACGAATTTGCCGCCAGCGTGCGCGGCGAAGGCGGCTTCGGCAGCACGGGCAAAGGCTGA
- a CDS encoding class 1 fructose-bisphosphatase, with protein MNTTTFTDFLSRHLAQHGLPEGLGSVAATLAAACIGIGAQVRLGALAGVLGEAGSGNIQGEEQKKLDVIANNILVEALRADGQVAGLASEEEDSFVACNESGGYLVLFDPLDGSSNIDVNISVGTIFSVLAKPEGALDTDAFLQSGDKQLAAGYVIYGPQTQLVITFGHGVSVFTLNADNVFVLTQSDPKVPPHTKEFAINASNRRHWQPAVRKYIDELLEGEEGVRGKNFNMRWVASMVAEVHRILMRGGVFMYPKDSRDPSKPGKLRLMYEANPMSLIMREAGGTASDTERAILSIRPQSLHQRVSVVLGSSEEVAYVDTLHLAD; from the coding sequence ATGAACACTACTACATTTACGGACTTTCTCTCCCGCCATCTCGCGCAGCACGGCCTGCCGGAGGGGCTCGGCAGCGTAGCCGCAACCCTTGCCGCAGCCTGTATCGGTATCGGCGCACAAGTGCGGCTGGGGGCGTTGGCCGGCGTGCTCGGCGAAGCGGGCAGCGGCAATATTCAGGGCGAGGAGCAGAAAAAGCTGGATGTGATCGCCAACAATATTCTGGTTGAAGCGTTGCGTGCCGACGGGCAGGTGGCGGGACTGGCCAGCGAGGAGGAGGACAGCTTTGTCGCCTGCAATGAAAGCGGCGGGTATCTCGTGCTGTTCGACCCGCTCGACGGTTCGTCCAATATCGATGTAAACATTTCCGTCGGCACGATTTTTTCCGTGCTGGCCAAGCCGGAGGGAGCGTTGGACACGGACGCTTTCCTGCAAAGCGGCGACAAGCAGCTTGCCGCAGGCTATGTGATTTACGGCCCGCAAACCCAGCTTGTCATCACTTTCGGCCACGGCGTGTCCGTATTCACGTTGAATGCGGACAATGTGTTTGTCCTGACCCAAAGCGATCCTAAGGTGCCGCCGCATACCAAAGAGTTTGCCATCAATGCGTCCAACCGCCGCCATTGGCAGCCTGCGGTGCGCAAATACATTGACGAGCTGCTCGAAGGCGAAGAGGGCGTGCGCGGCAAAAATTTCAATATGCGCTGGGTGGCCAGCATGGTGGCCGAAGTACACCGCATCCTGATGCGCGGCGGCGTGTTTATGTATCCGAAAGACAGCCGCGATCCCTCCAAGCCGGGCAAGCTGCGCCTGATGTACGAAGCCAATCCGATGAGCCTGATTATGCGCGAAGCGGGCGGCACCGCCTCCGACACCGAACGCGCCATTCTGAGCATCCGACCGCAGAGCCTGCACCAGCGTGTTTCCGTGGTACTCGGCAGCAGCGAGGAAGTGGCTTATGTGGACACGCTGCATCTGGCGGACTGA